A single genomic interval of Aureliella helgolandensis harbors:
- a CDS encoding MlaE family ABC transporter permease, which produces MVVDTMVTLGDMALFTSRIFLWLFTTLPRKGTVLPNFYHVGVLSLPVVALTGTFIGMVLANQSYTQFRDLGLENRMGAVINMSLVRELGPVLAATMLAGRVGSAMAAVLGTMRVTEQIDALTSMGANPIHYLVVPRFLACILLIPALTIMADFMGIVGGYFYSVVMLGVDHYQYLNNSRQFVGGWDFFMGIFKSFFFGGIIAVVSCYRGFTCLEGAEGVGRAATAAFVFSFVLILIVDLLLNIVLDATFMMVWPHGGKKLF; this is translated from the coding sequence ATGGTGGTCGACACCATGGTGACTCTGGGGGACATGGCTCTGTTCACCAGCCGCATTTTTCTGTGGCTGTTCACCACCCTCCCTCGCAAGGGAACGGTCCTCCCTAACTTCTACCATGTGGGAGTCCTGAGCCTGCCGGTCGTGGCCCTGACAGGGACCTTTATCGGCATGGTACTGGCCAACCAAAGCTACACGCAGTTCCGCGATCTGGGACTCGAGAATCGCATGGGTGCGGTCATCAATATGTCGCTGGTCCGCGAGTTGGGCCCCGTACTCGCCGCCACCATGCTGGCTGGACGGGTGGGCAGCGCCATGGCTGCGGTGTTGGGAACGATGCGGGTCACTGAGCAGATTGATGCCCTGACTAGCATGGGAGCGAATCCGATTCACTACCTAGTCGTCCCCCGTTTCCTGGCCTGCATCTTGCTCATTCCGGCATTGACGATCATGGCCGATTTCATGGGAATTGTCGGCGGCTATTTCTACAGCGTCGTCATGCTCGGAGTGGACCACTACCAATACTTGAACAACAGCCGCCAGTTCGTCGGCGGCTGGGATTTCTTTATGGGGATCTTCAAGAGCTTCTTCTTTGGAGGGATCATCGCAGTGGTGAGCTGCTACCGTGGATTCACTTGCCTGGAAGGGGCTGAGGGAGTGGGGCGAGCTGCAACGGCTGCCTTTGTGTTCAGCTTCGTCTTAATTTTGATTGTCGATCTGTTGCTCAACATCGTGCTCGATGCCACCTTCATGATGGTCTGGCCCCACGGCGGAAAGAAGTTGTTCTGA
- a CDS encoding ABC transporter ATP-binding protein produces the protein MDDDLDQLARDRASIESVAPSAKSKPLVELRDMTLQFGRQVILSHINLSIPSGQTVVIIGESGCGKTMLLKTVVGLMRPTGGQVLYDGQDIHRLGDQEMTALRRKFGFVFQNAALFDSMTIGQNVAFPLIQHNLANGRSIQRIVSERLAEVGLPESVAHKRPSQLSGGMRKRVGLARALVLNPELMLYDEPTTGLDPIMSDVINELMLRTRTNAGVTSLIITHDMRTARKVADRVIMLYPFARLKKGESQVIYDGPPAGIEETDDQRVRQFVRGEAGERLMELRRSTSDGFGIEPTLADDYTE, from the coding sequence ATGGATGACGATCTAGATCAACTCGCCCGAGACCGCGCCTCCATCGAGAGCGTTGCACCGAGCGCGAAGTCCAAGCCCTTGGTCGAATTGCGGGACATGACGCTTCAGTTCGGGCGTCAGGTGATCCTCAGCCATATCAATCTGAGTATTCCAAGCGGTCAAACGGTAGTCATCATCGGTGAAAGTGGCTGTGGTAAAACGATGCTGTTGAAGACAGTCGTCGGCCTGATGCGTCCCACCGGCGGACAGGTCCTGTATGACGGGCAAGACATCCACCGACTGGGCGATCAAGAAATGACTGCCCTGCGCCGGAAGTTTGGCTTTGTCTTCCAGAATGCCGCCCTATTTGACAGCATGACTATTGGTCAAAACGTCGCCTTCCCACTCATCCAACACAACCTGGCCAACGGTCGCAGCATTCAACGCATCGTCAGCGAACGTCTGGCCGAAGTAGGCTTGCCAGAAAGCGTGGCTCACAAGCGTCCCTCACAACTCTCTGGAGGAATGCGGAAGCGAGTCGGCTTGGCCCGAGCCTTGGTACTGAATCCGGAGCTAATGCTCTATGACGAGCCGACCACCGGACTTGATCCCATTATGAGTGACGTGATCAATGAATTGATGCTCCGCACGCGTACCAACGCAGGCGTCACCAGCCTGATCATTACGCACGACATGCGCACCGCGCGAAAGGTAGCGGATCGAGTGATCATGCTCTATCCCTTCGCGAGATTGAAGAAGGGGGAGAGTCAAGTCATCTATGACGGTCCTCCGGCAGGAATTGAGGAAACCGATGACCAACGAGTCCGGCAGTTTGTAAGAGGCGAGGCAGGTGAGCGACTGATGGAACTCAGGCGTTCTACCTCGGACGGTTTTGGCATCGAACCCACTCTTGCCGACGACTACACGGAATAA
- a CDS encoding MlaD family protein, with product MDEQGYRFGVGVLVVASLVIAVILIMFFGAAPNIFKHQYRTTIRFNAAPGVGTDTPVRKNGVQIGRVASVKLLKGAQGVELTLELDAEHEVYVGEQPRIGKGSFITGDAVVEFVPLSEFNLVEKFDGQGGSPANGLLDENEMQLSRAILKDGDFITGGIVAPDPLDTLLDMQSSFATTLASIENAGNQVTALALDVRTMIGGSDGELRRITVQAEQTIANFNQTLDAIESVFADPNLKNSINVVSQRLPELVNEAERVMQQTQSTLAAYEGVGRAAEEAMQNVSEFTQPLGDQGERIVGDVLRTVNNLDSLLGDLRKVSVTVNQVATRINNGQGTFAKLMDDDQLYYSVINTLENVETLTRRLQPVVEDARIFSDKLARDPASLIDVRGALTGRPRGGIK from the coding sequence ATGGACGAACAAGGTTATCGATTTGGCGTGGGAGTTCTGGTGGTCGCATCTCTAGTGATCGCTGTAATTCTCATTATGTTTTTTGGTGCCGCACCTAACATTTTCAAACATCAGTACCGAACCACGATTCGATTCAATGCCGCCCCCGGCGTCGGCACCGATACTCCCGTTCGAAAGAATGGCGTTCAGATTGGCCGCGTCGCCTCCGTCAAACTGCTGAAGGGTGCACAAGGCGTTGAACTCACCCTGGAACTGGATGCGGAGCACGAAGTCTACGTGGGCGAACAGCCTCGCATCGGCAAGGGCTCGTTCATTACCGGCGATGCAGTCGTCGAATTTGTGCCGCTTTCCGAATTCAACTTGGTGGAAAAGTTTGATGGTCAAGGAGGCTCACCAGCCAACGGTTTACTGGATGAAAACGAAATGCAGTTGTCGCGTGCCATCCTCAAAGATGGAGACTTCATTACCGGTGGAATCGTAGCACCCGATCCGCTCGATACTCTGCTCGATATGCAATCCTCATTCGCAACCACCCTAGCTTCGATCGAAAATGCGGGCAACCAAGTCACTGCCCTAGCCTTGGACGTTCGCACCATGATTGGCGGTAGCGATGGAGAGTTGCGGCGGATTACGGTCCAAGCCGAGCAAACAATCGCCAACTTCAATCAGACGCTAGACGCAATCGAGTCCGTTTTTGCGGATCCCAATCTTAAGAATTCTATCAATGTCGTTTCTCAACGACTTCCCGAATTGGTCAACGAGGCCGAACGGGTCATGCAACAGACTCAATCGACGCTAGCCGCCTACGAAGGAGTCGGCCGAGCTGCAGAGGAAGCGATGCAGAACGTATCCGAGTTCACGCAGCCACTGGGTGATCAAGGGGAGAGAATCGTCGGCGACGTGCTGCGCACAGTGAACAACTTGGATTCTCTACTGGGCGATCTACGGAAAGTATCGGTGACGGTCAATCAAGTCGCGACTCGCATCAACAATGGGCAGGGAACCTTCGCCAAACTGATGGACGATGACCAGCTCTACTACAGCGTGATCAACACGCTCGAGAATGTCGAAACCCTGACCCGTCGCCTGCAACCGGTCGTTGAGGATGCACGCATATTCTCGGACAAACTTGCGCGCGATCCGGCCAGCTTAATCGATGTGCGTGGAGCGCTTACAGGACGTCCACGCGGAGGCATCAAATAG
- a CDS encoding protein phosphatase 2C domain-containing protein: MQEAKNTQRALVRIGFDGRVHKLFRGPEAESRFANEVRVLKYLEARKCPFVPRLLDAHPETLEMITSSCGARVQHITDDRVAEIFAELEKYGVRHDDPFLRNITYRASDGRFCVIDFEFAEILDKSEIAPASSEPEVQHSSAERLEWSGLTHPGRFRPNNEDAFLAMLLDSRGIRYLGKVGNAALEHSDFIFAVSDGMGGERSGEFASRIAVEKITLQLPRQFGLGEERFSAYSDDILRELFNSIHTDLLKLGRFDENCRNMGATLTLAWFRRGRVYFGHIGDSRLYYLPAAGGIQQVSEDHTHVGWLRRNKQVNEREARMHPRKNVLSQALGAGHRYLNPHIGVLDYHPGDQFVLCTDGVTEGLWDRGIEEIVSADVEEGTPTKAQQLVMSAVNESGRDNATAVVIGAL, from the coding sequence ATGCAAGAAGCTAAAAATACTCAACGCGCCTTGGTTCGGATTGGTTTCGACGGTCGCGTGCACAAGCTGTTCCGTGGTCCCGAGGCGGAGTCGCGGTTTGCGAACGAGGTTCGCGTCTTGAAGTATTTAGAGGCTCGCAAGTGTCCCTTTGTGCCGCGCCTGCTCGACGCCCACCCCGAGACGCTGGAAATGATCACCTCCAGCTGCGGAGCTCGGGTTCAGCACATCACGGATGATCGTGTTGCGGAGATTTTTGCGGAGCTTGAAAAGTATGGGGTTCGACACGACGATCCCTTTTTGAGGAATATTACCTACCGTGCTTCGGATGGTCGTTTCTGTGTAATTGATTTTGAATTCGCGGAGATTTTGGACAAGAGTGAGATTGCGCCCGCTAGTTCTGAACCCGAGGTGCAACACAGTTCGGCCGAACGCCTCGAATGGTCGGGGTTGACGCATCCCGGCCGCTTCCGTCCAAACAATGAAGATGCGTTTCTAGCCATGTTGCTCGATTCGCGGGGGATTCGATACCTGGGAAAGGTGGGCAACGCGGCACTGGAACATTCTGACTTTATATTCGCGGTCAGTGATGGAATGGGAGGCGAACGGTCAGGAGAGTTTGCCAGTCGCATTGCCGTCGAAAAGATCACGCTGCAATTGCCTCGGCAATTTGGGTTGGGGGAAGAGCGTTTTTCGGCCTATAGCGATGACATTCTGCGAGAGCTGTTTAACAGTATCCATACCGATCTGCTGAAGCTCGGCCGCTTTGACGAGAACTGCCGCAACATGGGAGCTACGCTCACGTTGGCCTGGTTCCGGCGGGGACGGGTTTACTTCGGCCATATCGGCGATAGCCGGTTGTATTATCTACCAGCTGCCGGTGGAATCCAGCAAGTCAGTGAAGACCATACGCATGTCGGCTGGCTGCGGCGCAATAAGCAAGTCAACGAACGCGAAGCGCGGATGCATCCTCGGAAGAACGTCTTGTCGCAAGCCTTAGGTGCCGGGCATCGCTATTTGAATCCACATATTGGCGTGCTGGACTATCATCCAGGAGATCAATTCGTGTTGTGTACCGATGGGGTGACCGAGGGCCTGTGGGATCGTGGGATAGAAGAGATCGTAAGTGCCGATGTCGAGGAGGGAACGCCCACTAAGGCGCAGCAGTTGGTGATGTCCGCGGTCAATGAATCTGGACGCGACAACGCGACCGCCGTCGTAATTGGAGCCCTTTAG
- a CDS encoding glutamine synthetase beta-grasp domain-containing protein, whose product MSSDSKYKLEYVWLDGYLPEPNLRSKTKLTDKAPKTVADLELWGFDGSSTQQAEGSSSDCILKPVALYPDSSRKNGFLVMCEVLLPDGTPHPSNFRATIEDEADLWIGLEQEYFLMEGTRPLGFPADGFPGPQGEYYCGVGYKNVGDIARQFVEEHLDLCLDAGINHEGINAEVAKGQWEFQVFAKGAKKVCDDVWMARYILFRAAEKYGLGVELHCKPVKGDWNGSGMHCNFSTAHMRDVGGEEYFKKLMDAFEKYANEHIAAYGPDNHLRLTGLHETQSIDKFNWGVANRGASIRVPHAFVKNGYKGYLEDRRPNSQADPYKIVSRVQKTIKSVG is encoded by the coding sequence ATGTCTTCAGACAGTAAGTACAAATTAGAGTATGTGTGGCTCGATGGTTATCTGCCCGAACCCAACCTTCGCAGCAAAACCAAACTCACAGACAAGGCTCCCAAGACAGTTGCTGACTTGGAATTGTGGGGATTTGACGGTAGTTCGACGCAACAAGCTGAAGGTAGCAGTTCAGACTGTATTTTGAAGCCGGTTGCGCTTTATCCAGACTCCAGTCGCAAGAATGGTTTCTTGGTCATGTGTGAAGTGTTGCTGCCAGATGGCACGCCACACCCTTCGAACTTCCGGGCAACCATCGAAGACGAAGCCGATTTGTGGATTGGGCTCGAGCAGGAATACTTCCTGATGGAAGGCACTCGCCCACTTGGATTCCCAGCTGACGGTTTCCCTGGTCCCCAGGGTGAATACTACTGTGGCGTTGGCTACAAAAATGTAGGTGATATCGCGCGCCAGTTTGTGGAAGAGCATCTCGACCTCTGCTTGGATGCCGGCATCAATCACGAAGGGATCAACGCGGAAGTTGCCAAGGGGCAGTGGGAATTCCAGGTCTTTGCCAAGGGTGCCAAGAAAGTCTGCGACGACGTTTGGATGGCCCGTTACATTCTTTTCCGAGCTGCGGAGAAATATGGCCTGGGAGTCGAATTGCACTGCAAGCCAGTCAAGGGTGACTGGAACGGTTCCGGCATGCACTGCAACTTCTCTACCGCGCACATGCGCGACGTCGGTGGCGAAGAGTACTTTAAGAAGTTGATGGATGCTTTCGAGAAGTACGCCAACGAGCACATTGCCGCCTACGGTCCCGACAACCATTTGCGTTTGACCGGTCTCCATGAGACGCAGTCCATTGATAAGTTCAATTGGGGTGTGGCAAACCGTGGTGCATCGATTCGGGTCCCTCACGCGTTTGTTAAAAATGGCTACAAGGGATACCTTGAAGACCGTCGCCCCAACTCGCAAGCCGATCCCTATAAGATCGTTTCGCGAGTGCAAAAGACGATCAAGTCGGTTGGCTAG
- a CDS encoding FAD:protein FMN transferase: protein MNSWHSGRIATLALLAFVCLVAITACRRKTIAVVQMFNGRTMGTTYSVKLVPGPQMPDLAAISAEIASELERVNAQMSTYRDDSEISRFNNSHTTDWFPVSPETVATVELSLAVSAMTKGAFDITVGPLVSLWGFGPQGRAEHEPSEATLTAARQACGYRHVSVRQEPPAIKKALPEVQIDLSAIAKGHGVDRVAQVLDRAGVAAYFVEIGGEVRTRGTRLDGRDWQVGIERPSERERGIQTVVGLSGQGLATSGDYRNFYNLDNQRVSHTIDPRTGRPTQSQVVSTSVVASSCALADAAATSLMVLDSEEGWQLAEQQGWAVMMIVRNGDSMEVRASESFRKLEQARPASTP, encoded by the coding sequence GTGAACTCTTGGCACAGTGGTCGCATTGCGACATTGGCTTTGCTCGCTTTTGTCTGCCTCGTGGCGATTACCGCTTGCCGACGCAAAACCATCGCGGTGGTGCAGATGTTCAACGGCCGAACGATGGGCACGACCTACTCGGTAAAGCTCGTGCCTGGTCCCCAGATGCCGGACTTGGCAGCTATCTCTGCTGAGATTGCGAGCGAGTTGGAACGGGTCAATGCGCAGATGTCGACCTATCGAGATGATTCTGAGATTTCGCGATTCAACAACAGCCATACCACCGATTGGTTTCCCGTATCTCCCGAGACGGTTGCCACGGTTGAATTGTCTTTGGCGGTTTCAGCGATGACCAAAGGCGCCTTCGACATTACGGTGGGTCCGTTGGTGAGCCTGTGGGGATTTGGTCCTCAGGGGCGCGCCGAGCATGAGCCAAGTGAAGCGACGCTCACGGCCGCAAGGCAGGCCTGTGGTTACCGGCATGTAAGTGTCCGCCAAGAACCACCCGCCATCAAAAAGGCTCTGCCCGAAGTCCAAATCGATCTATCGGCGATTGCTAAAGGGCACGGGGTTGATCGCGTGGCTCAAGTTTTGGACCGTGCGGGAGTCGCCGCCTATTTCGTGGAGATTGGCGGGGAGGTGCGTACGCGTGGCACTCGCCTAGATGGACGAGACTGGCAAGTTGGCATCGAACGTCCCTCTGAGCGGGAGCGGGGGATTCAGACCGTGGTTGGGCTTTCCGGTCAAGGCTTGGCAACGAGTGGCGACTATCGCAATTTCTACAATTTGGACAACCAGCGGGTTTCGCATACGATAGATCCTAGGACGGGGCGCCCTACTCAATCGCAGGTTGTCTCAACTTCGGTCGTCGCCTCAAGCTGTGCACTGGCCGATGCGGCAGCGACTAGTTTGATGGTGCTAGACAGCGAAGAGGGGTGGCAATTGGCTGAACAGCAAGGTTGGGCCGTGATGATGATTGTCCGAAATGGCGATTCGATGGAGGTCCGAGCTTCCGAAAGCTTTCGTAAATTGGAACAAGCTCGCCCTGCGTCCACTCCTTGA
- the nqrF gene encoding NADH:ubiquinone reductase (Na(+)-transporting) subunit F: MSIVFLGVFVFTLVVLALVAIILSAKKAFVPSGDVSLEINESKSLTVSAGGKLLNALSDNGIFVSSACGGGGTCAQCKVRITEGGGEILETEKSHINKKAAKEGYRLSCQVAVKQDMKIEVPPEVFETKKWQCTVRSNRNVATFIKELVLELPEGEEVGFKSGGYIQIEAPPHVVHYKDFDIEEHFREDWDTYNVWRYTSKVDEEVIRAYSMANYPGEKGIIMLNVRVASPPPRAPEGTPPGKMSSYIFNLKPGDKVTISGPYGEFFIKDSKSEMVYIGGGAGMAPLRSHIFELFKNRKTDRKVSYWYGGRSSRELFYIDHFRKIEEEFPNFKFNIALSEPKPEDNWDGYVGFIHQVVLENYLKDHPAPEDIEYYLCGPPMMNAAVFKMLDDLGVEPENIAFDDFG; this comes from the coding sequence ATGTCTATTGTTTTCCTTGGGGTATTTGTCTTCACGCTGGTCGTGTTGGCGTTGGTGGCGATTATCCTTAGCGCCAAAAAAGCTTTCGTTCCGTCGGGCGATGTGAGCCTGGAGATCAACGAGAGCAAGTCGCTGACCGTATCGGCTGGCGGCAAGCTGCTCAATGCGCTCTCCGACAATGGGATCTTCGTATCCAGCGCCTGTGGTGGTGGTGGGACGTGTGCTCAGTGCAAAGTCCGTATTACCGAAGGTGGCGGAGAGATCCTGGAGACCGAAAAGTCGCATATTAACAAAAAGGCGGCCAAAGAGGGCTACCGTCTGAGTTGCCAAGTGGCGGTGAAGCAGGATATGAAGATCGAAGTGCCGCCCGAGGTCTTCGAGACCAAGAAATGGCAGTGTACCGTCCGCTCCAACCGCAACGTGGCAACCTTTATCAAAGAGTTGGTGTTGGAGTTACCTGAGGGTGAAGAGGTTGGCTTTAAGTCGGGTGGTTACATCCAGATCGAAGCTCCGCCGCACGTCGTCCATTACAAGGACTTCGATATCGAAGAGCACTTCCGCGAAGACTGGGATACCTACAACGTTTGGCGCTATACGTCGAAGGTGGATGAAGAAGTCATCCGGGCCTATTCGATGGCGAATTATCCAGGCGAAAAGGGGATCATCATGCTCAACGTGCGCGTTGCCTCACCGCCGCCACGTGCACCAGAGGGTACGCCTCCCGGCAAGATGAGCTCTTACATTTTCAATCTCAAACCGGGCGATAAAGTCACAATTTCAGGGCCCTATGGTGAGTTCTTTATCAAGGACTCCAAGAGCGAAATGGTCTACATCGGCGGTGGTGCTGGTATGGCTCCATTGCGCAGTCATATCTTTGAATTGTTCAAGAACCGGAAGACGGATCGCAAGGTTTCCTACTGGTACGGTGGCCGTAGTTCGCGAGAGTTGTTCTACATCGATCACTTCCGCAAGATTGAAGAAGAGTTCCCGAACTTTAAATTCAACATTGCTCTCTCGGAGCCCAAGCCTGAGGATAACTGGGACGGCTATGTTGGTTTTATTCACCAAGTCGTGCTTGAGAACTATTTGAAGGACCACCCCGCCCCAGAAGACATTGAGTACTACTTGTGTGGCCCGCCGATGATGAATGCGGCTGTGTTCAAAATGCTTGATGACTTGGGTGTCGAACCCGAGAATATTGCCTTCGATGACTTCGGCTAA
- the nqrE gene encoding NADH:ubiquinone reductase (Na(+)-transporting) subunit E — MIEEYLSLFLKAVFVENLALSFFLGMCTFLAVSKNVKTAIGLSIAVVVVQSITVPANNLLYQYVLKEGALATTLGDSSYASVDLSFLGLITYIGVIAASVQILEMVLDRFFPPLYNALGIFLPLITVNCAILGGSLFMEQRDYNFPQSIVFGFGSGFGWGLAIVALAAVREKMRYSDVPKGLRGLGITFITVGLIAMAFMAFSGIQL, encoded by the coding sequence ATGATTGAAGAATACCTCAGCCTGTTTCTGAAGGCCGTTTTCGTTGAGAACTTGGCACTCTCTTTTTTCTTGGGAATGTGCACCTTCTTGGCGGTCTCCAAGAACGTTAAGACAGCCATTGGATTGAGCATTGCCGTGGTCGTTGTGCAATCGATCACGGTTCCTGCGAACAACCTGCTGTACCAATATGTGTTAAAGGAGGGAGCGCTAGCAACCACGCTGGGCGATTCCTCATACGCGTCGGTCGATCTGTCCTTCTTGGGATTGATCACTTACATCGGAGTGATTGCCGCCAGTGTCCAGATCCTAGAAATGGTTCTCGATCGCTTCTTCCCGCCGCTGTACAACGCATTAGGAATTTTCCTGCCGTTGATTACCGTAAACTGTGCCATTCTGGGAGGATCGCTGTTCATGGAACAGCGCGACTACAACTTCCCGCAGAGCATTGTGTTCGGTTTTGGTTCTGGTTTTGGCTGGGGCTTGGCGATTGTGGCTTTGGCGGCAGTTCGCGAGAAAATGCGTTACAGCGACGTCCCGAAGGGGCTGCGCGGACTTGGAATTACTTTCATTACCGTGGGCTTAATCGCGATGGCGTTTATGGCCTTCTCCGGTATTCAATTGTAA
- a CDS encoding NADH:ubiquinone reductase (Na(+)-transporting) subunit D, translating to MAAQTAKDVLLKPIFDNNPIGLQILGICSALAVTTQMSTSLVMSIAVTLVTGCASAAVSSIRHRIPSSIRIIVQMVVIASLVILVDQLLKAFLFETSKTLSVFVGLIITNCIVMGRAEGFAMKNDPLMSFLDGIGNGLGYSFILLTVGFFRELFGSGSLFGYVILNPVTSGGWYNPNGLMLLAPSAFFIIGIIIWVIRTFKPEQVEEA from the coding sequence ATGGCAGCCCAAACGGCTAAAGACGTGCTGTTGAAGCCGATCTTCGATAACAATCCGATCGGCCTTCAAATCCTCGGTATCTGTTCGGCCTTGGCGGTGACGACTCAGATGTCGACCTCCTTGGTGATGAGCATTGCGGTTACGTTAGTGACCGGCTGTGCAAGTGCTGCGGTGAGTTCGATTCGGCATCGCATCCCGTCCAGTATTCGGATTATCGTGCAGATGGTCGTGATTGCTTCCTTGGTAATCCTGGTAGACCAGCTGCTGAAAGCATTTCTGTTCGAGACGAGTAAGACGCTCAGCGTGTTTGTCGGCTTGATTATCACGAATTGCATCGTGATGGGGCGGGCGGAAGGCTTCGCCATGAAGAACGACCCGCTCATGAGCTTTTTGGATGGTATCGGTAACGGACTGGGATATAGCTTTATCTTGCTGACCGTGGGCTTCTTCCGTGAGTTATTCGGCTCGGGATCGCTATTCGGCTACGTCATTCTGAATCCCGTAACCAGCGGTGGTTGGTACAACCCCAATGGCTTGATGTTGTTGGCACCGAGTGCCTTCTTCATCATTGGTATCATCATTTGGGTGATTCGCACGTTCAAACCAGAACAAGTTGAGGAGGCTTAA
- a CDS encoding Na(+)-translocating NADH-quinone reductase subunit C, whose translation MPLNDKDSIANTFIVSLVLCIVCSLLVSGAAVSLKPRQERNKLLDRQKNIIAAAGLAEDPDSLSGDEIEELFRSRVVRQLLDIDTGEYVEDPDKMYEPRKAAKDPERNTPVEGQFDIGNKEREKQTWVYLIKAEGASEDDASFEQVVLPIYGRGLWSTLYGYVAVEHDLQTIQGLTYYEHAETPGLGGEVENPIWKAKWIGKKIWEEGAPREDDNLKIGVAKGAPPTELAPYEVDGLSGATITSRGVDSMLKYWFSDNGFGPYIKKLASQQGASNGSPNG comes from the coding sequence ATGCCGCTTAACGATAAAGATTCCATAGCCAACACGTTCATTGTCTCGCTCGTACTGTGCATCGTCTGCTCCCTGCTGGTCAGTGGAGCGGCCGTCTCGCTCAAGCCGCGACAGGAACGCAACAAGCTGCTGGATCGTCAAAAGAACATCATTGCCGCTGCAGGGCTGGCCGAGGATCCAGACAGTTTGAGCGGAGATGAGATTGAAGAACTGTTTCGTTCACGTGTGGTCAGGCAGTTGCTGGATATTGACACGGGAGAATATGTCGAAGATCCCGACAAAATGTATGAGCCTCGCAAGGCTGCGAAGGACCCAGAGCGTAATACACCGGTAGAGGGGCAATTCGATATCGGAAACAAGGAACGCGAGAAGCAGACTTGGGTCTATCTAATCAAGGCTGAGGGGGCGAGTGAAGACGACGCTTCGTTCGAACAGGTCGTGTTGCCCATTTACGGCCGTGGATTGTGGTCCACGCTCTACGGCTATGTGGCTGTCGAGCATGACTTGCAAACCATCCAAGGCTTGACCTACTACGAGCACGCTGAAACACCTGGATTAGGTGGTGAAGTTGAAAATCCGATTTGGAAAGCCAAGTGGATTGGCAAGAAGATTTGGGAAGAAGGGGCACCGCGTGAAGACGACAATCTGAAGATTGGCGTAGCCAAGGGCGCCCCGCCCACTGAGTTAGCTCCCTACGAGGTGGATGGCCTCTCCGGTGCAACGATTACCAGTCGTGGAGTCGATTCGATGCTGAAGTATTGGTTCAGCGACAATGGCTTCGGACCTTACATTAAGAAACTGGCCTCGCAGCAAGGAGCCTCCAATGGCAGCCCAAACGGCTAA